A stretch of the Cellulomonas sp. WB94 genome encodes the following:
- a CDS encoding cupin domain-containing protein yields MEIVPKQPTVKAPAELGDVWFDVVAAGQEPSRLRVNVVRFSPGAHTAWHKHAMGQTLHVTDGVGLVQSRGGEVVEMRPGQTIYTPPGEWHWHGAAPESFMTHLAMWEGPGEGNGPETEWGQHLTDAEYPGR; encoded by the coding sequence ATGGAGATCGTCCCGAAGCAACCGACCGTGAAGGCCCCCGCAGAGCTGGGTGACGTCTGGTTCGACGTCGTCGCCGCAGGGCAGGAGCCGTCGCGGCTGCGGGTCAACGTCGTGCGCTTCTCGCCCGGCGCGCACACCGCCTGGCACAAGCACGCCATGGGGCAGACGCTGCACGTCACCGACGGTGTGGGGCTCGTGCAGTCCCGCGGCGGTGAGGTCGTCGAGATGCGCCCCGGCCAGACCATCTACACCCCGCCCGGCGAGTGGCACTGGCACGGCGCCGCGCCCGAGAGCTTCATGACGCACCTGGCGATGTGGGAGGGCCCGGGCGAGGGGAACGGGCCGGAGACCGAGTGGGGTCAGCACCTCACTGATGCCGAGTACCCGGGGCGCTGA
- a CDS encoding CarD family transcriptional regulator codes for MPIDSADEVGLRPPRAGAELEELWDVLREPTLHEEQQWSRRMKGNQEKLRVGDVLVTAEVVRDLTRRQEERGLSGGERELLRHASRPLVVELGLSLSLSDEEAERVLDSAIHGEGPRSAPRVLEAVR; via the coding sequence GTGCCGATCGACAGCGCGGACGAGGTCGGGCTCCGCCCGCCGCGCGCCGGCGCTGAGCTCGAGGAGCTGTGGGACGTCCTGCGCGAGCCCACGCTCCACGAGGAGCAGCAGTGGTCGCGCCGCATGAAGGGGAACCAGGAGAAGCTGCGGGTCGGCGACGTCCTGGTGACCGCCGAGGTGGTGCGAGACCTCACGCGCCGCCAGGAGGAGCGGGGACTGTCTGGGGGAGAGCGGGAGCTGCTCAGGCACGCATCCCGACCGCTCGTCGTCGAGCTCGGGCTGTCGCTCTCGCTGTCCGACGAGGAGGCGGAGCGGGTGCTCGACTCGGCGATCCACGGCGAGGGGCCTCGCTCGGCACCGCGCGTCCTCGAGGCGGTGCGATGA
- a CDS encoding zinc-binding dehydrogenase: protein MKGWELVAFGQPLELVEREDPTPGPGEVVLDVKGAGLCHSDVAAMQGGADWMLHKIIGHELAGVVSALGEDVTEWTIGDRVSVCPTASASVPGYMRDGGFATKHLAPAGDLVAIPDAVDWTLGAQMTDAGMTSYHALVVRGGLTAGMKVGIIGLGGLGQIAARVAVLRGADVHVAEPKKDAWPLAERLGVTHVVADVAEWENGGFDLIVDYAGYGTTTDAALHAVRFNGTVVLVRLGVREGQISLGEMITRQSSLLASRGGTKQDIAELYELVATGELVPEVTEIGFDDIPRGLADLTANKVTGRLVALI, encoded by the coding sequence GTGAAGGGCTGGGAGCTCGTCGCATTCGGTCAGCCGTTGGAGCTCGTCGAGCGTGAGGACCCGACGCCGGGCCCGGGCGAGGTGGTCCTTGACGTCAAGGGCGCAGGCCTGTGCCACTCCGACGTCGCTGCGATGCAGGGCGGCGCCGACTGGATGCTGCACAAGATCATCGGCCACGAGCTGGCGGGCGTCGTCTCGGCCCTCGGGGAGGACGTGACCGAGTGGACGATCGGCGATCGCGTCTCGGTCTGCCCGACGGCCAGCGCATCAGTGCCGGGCTACATGCGCGACGGCGGCTTCGCCACGAAGCACCTGGCACCCGCCGGTGACCTCGTGGCGATCCCCGACGCGGTCGACTGGACGCTGGGCGCCCAGATGACCGACGCCGGGATGACGTCCTACCACGCTCTCGTGGTGCGCGGGGGGCTCACGGCCGGCATGAAGGTCGGCATCATCGGACTCGGCGGGCTCGGCCAGATCGCTGCGCGCGTGGCCGTGCTGCGCGGCGCCGACGTGCACGTGGCGGAGCCGAAGAAGGACGCGTGGCCGCTCGCCGAGCGCCTCGGTGTCACGCACGTCGTGGCCGACGTCGCCGAGTGGGAGAACGGCGGCTTCGACCTGATCGTCGACTACGCCGGGTACGGCACCACGACTGACGCGGCACTGCATGCGGTCCGCTTCAACGGGACGGTCGTCCTCGTCAGGCTCGGCGTGCGGGAGGGGCAGATCAGCCTCGGCGAGATGATCACTCGTCAGTCCAGCCTGCTCGCCTCGCGCGGCGGGACCAAGCAGGACATCGCGGAGCTCTACGAGCTTGTCGCCACCGGCGAGCTCGTCCCGGAGGTGACCGAGATCGGGTTCGACGACATCCCGCGGGGCTTGGCCGACCTCACCGCGAACAAGGTCACCGGGCGGCTGGTCGCCCTCATCTGA